TAGTTTACTTATCGTTTACTTTTATATAATTGGGATTTAACATACCTCCTGTATATTTACAGGTGTGAAATGACTAATACATTTAGGAGGTATGAGTTTAAGCGATTACTACATAGAGACAATGGATTTTTCAGAGGAAATTAATAAAGGCATAGCTGGAATCTTTAAAGTGCCTTGACAAATCAGAGTTTATTTTTTAAAATGCTGTTGTAAACATTAGAATATTTACTATCATTTAACAAAACAGAGCTTAGGTAAAGTGTTTAAAAAACCTTTTACTTTTGTGATAAATATTTATAACGTAAGCCGTTATCAATATTTTATCCTGAAATATAAAAGGATTTTGAACACTTTTTTCTTTATGGGCAAATGGAATAATGAAAATAAAATGATGTTGCTTATGTAAAAGGAGTGAAAACTGATGGCAAGAAGATTTGAAACAAAACTTGTGGGTCCTGACAAGCATTTATACAGGGAGCTTTTTAAAAGAGCTTCCAATAACCCGATTCTCACAGTAAGGGATTGGCCTTATCCTGCAAACTCAGTTTTTAATCCTGCAGCAACAATGTACAAGGGAAAAGTACTGCTTTTGGCAAGGGTTGAGGACAGGAGAGGCTTTTCCCACCTGACAAAGGCTGTCAGCGATGACGGCATAAGTAATTGGGTTATAGACGAAAAACCCACACTTGAACCTGATCCGGACAGATTCCCTGAAGAAGAATGGGGAATTGAAGATCCGAGGATTACCTGGGTAGAGGAACTCGGAAAGTATGTTATTGTATATACCTCTTACTCTAAGGGTGGTCCTCTGGTATCAATGGCTCTGACAGAGGACTTTGAAAACTTTGAAAAACTTGGACCAATCATGCCGCCAGAAGATAAGGACGCTGCATTGTTTCCAAGAAAAATTAACGGTAAATGGCTGCTGATTCATAGACCTATTCCGGCGCATTCAGTGCCGGGAGCCCATATATGGATTTCAATGTCAGAAGATCTGAAATATTGGGGGCAACACCAAATACTCATTAATGCCAGAAAGGGCGGCTGGTGGGATGCAAACAAAGTAGGACTTAATGCTCCACCGCTGGAAACTCCTGAAGGTTGGCTGATCCTCTATCACGGTGTTAAACAAACTGCTGCCGGAGCTATATACAGACTTGGACTTGCTCTTTTGGACCTGGAAAATCCATTCAGAGTCTTGAGAAGAAGTGATGAGTGGGTATTTGGACCCTCTGAACTTTATGAAAGAGAAGGGGACGTTGATGATGTAGTATTCCCCTG
The nucleotide sequence above comes from Defluviitalea raffinosedens. Encoded proteins:
- a CDS encoding glycosidase yields the protein MARRFETKLVGPDKHLYRELFKRASNNPILTVRDWPYPANSVFNPAATMYKGKVLLLARVEDRRGFSHLTKAVSDDGISNWVIDEKPTLEPDPDRFPEEEWGIEDPRITWVEELGKYVIVYTSYSKGGPLVSMALTEDFENFEKLGPIMPPEDKDAALFPRKINGKWLLIHRPIPAHSVPGAHIWISMSEDLKYWGQHQILINARKGGWWDANKVGLNAPPLETPEGWLILYHGVKQTAAGAIYRLGLALLDLENPFRVLRRSDEWVFGPSELYEREGDVDDVVFPCGWVHNEKTGEIKMYYGAADTCIAMATTNIKDLLEYIKRCPEPKMN